In one Micromonospora polyrhachis genomic region, the following are encoded:
- a CDS encoding endonuclease/exonuclease/phosphatase family protein, with protein sequence MTWNIWWRFGPRWRDRQPGIRTTLERFRPDVVALQEVWAGDGTTQAHELAAVLGMHAAFVSPSYPPVPRNPEEADWVGIDLGIAVLSRWPILDEEAAVMPARHRTWNPVALSVRVDHPAGPLPIVAACLDYGVPYTDDRIAQGAFIAGLATDPRFDGPCPVLLMGDLNAAVDSPVLRPVRDVLTDAWSAGGGPPDAITLPSTHPSAPLAAGPQMVDQRIDHIFFRPGREDQQVLVEGVQLAGEPVSGVHPSDHRAVVADLRWHG encoded by the coding sequence ATGACCTGGAACATCTGGTGGAGGTTCGGCCCACGCTGGCGTGACCGGCAGCCGGGCATCCGCACCACGCTGGAGCGGTTTCGCCCGGACGTCGTGGCGCTTCAGGAGGTCTGGGCCGGTGACGGGACGACACAGGCACACGAGCTGGCGGCCGTGCTGGGGATGCACGCCGCGTTCGTCTCGCCCTCCTACCCGCCCGTGCCGAGGAATCCGGAGGAAGCCGACTGGGTTGGCATCGATCTTGGGATCGCGGTGCTGAGTCGGTGGCCGATTCTCGATGAGGAGGCAGCGGTGATGCCGGCCCGGCACCGCACCTGGAATCCGGTCGCGCTCAGCGTTCGTGTCGATCACCCGGCCGGGCCGCTGCCCATTGTGGCGGCCTGTCTCGACTACGGCGTTCCTTACACCGATGATCGGATCGCGCAAGGAGCCTTCATCGCCGGCCTTGCCACGGATCCCCGCTTTGACGGCCCCTGTCCGGTGCTGCTCATGGGCGACCTGAACGCGGCAGTCGACTCCCCGGTTCTGCGGCCGGTACGGGACGTGTTGACCGACGCCTGGAGCGCCGGTGGCGGACCGCCCGACGCGATCACCTTGCCGTCCACGCACCCGTCCGCGCCCCTGGCGGCGGGACCGCAGATGGTCGATCAGCGTATCGATCACATCTTCTTTCGCCCCGGACGCGAGGACCAGCAGGTGCTGGTGGAGGGGGTGCAGCTGGCCGGTGAGCCGGTGTCAGGCGTCCATCCATCAGATCATCGGGCCGTGGTCGCAGACCTGCGCTGGCATGGCTAA
- a CDS encoding barstar family protein: protein MNNWWAVSNDQLAVCSRGALVELAGVLPATGRFVVARLDGTRIPDADHAFYEFSDALLFPGYFGWTWAALDECLRDLRWLPADGYLIVVENAPRLLPSSIDDRHMLFHVLSRAVRHWACLLGQPCGMGIPFKVLLLCDSDGEAVLLRQEIGGAVHGVR, encoded by the coding sequence GTGAACAACTGGTGGGCCGTCTCCAACGATCAGCTGGCGGTCTGTTCACGTGGTGCCCTGGTCGAGTTGGCGGGGGTGTTGCCGGCGACGGGCAGGTTCGTCGTGGCCCGGCTGGACGGGACGAGAATCCCGGATGCCGACCACGCCTTCTACGAGTTCTCCGATGCGCTGCTCTTTCCCGGCTACTTCGGCTGGACCTGGGCCGCGTTGGACGAATGCCTTCGTGACCTGCGCTGGTTGCCCGCCGACGGGTATCTGATCGTGGTCGAGAACGCGCCGCGGTTGCTGCCGAGCAGTATCGATGATCGGCATATGTTGTTCCACGTCCTGTCGCGGGCTGTTCGCCACTGGGCGTGCCTGCTCGGCCAGCCATGCGGTATGGGAATTCCGTTCAAGGTGCTGCTGCTCTGCGACAGTGACGGGGAGGCGGTGCTGTTGCGGCAGGAAATCGGCGGTGCAGTCCACGGTGTGCGGTGA
- a CDS encoding threonine ammonia-lyase — translation MIDPIFLDTPLYRCEALEPDLGCTVSIKLETANPVRSFKARGTEVVATQLANSDSRAVVCASAGNLGQALAWSGRHRGLDVTVVASRFAPAVKLDRIRALDARLELVDGDFDMARERAVAIARHDGIRLVEDSLDIETCEGAATIGLELVDTVPSFDAVLIALGGGALATGVGHAVKTIAPEVEVICIQPLGAPAMTHSFHQRRVVTTDSTNTIADGVAGRCPIPTVLDDLLLVADDAVLVQEASIITGMRMLLDHAGLVVEPSAALGIAAILEDRDRFAGRHVVTIVCGSNVDMNAYQRWVGTAAHTGGHH, via the coding sequence ATGATCGACCCGATCTTCCTCGACACTCCGCTGTATCGCTGCGAAGCACTGGAGCCCGACCTCGGGTGCACGGTAAGCATCAAACTCGAAACGGCGAACCCGGTCCGCAGCTTCAAGGCCCGCGGCACCGAGGTAGTCGCGACTCAGCTCGCCAACAGCGACTCGCGGGCCGTGGTGTGCGCCAGCGCGGGCAACCTCGGCCAAGCCCTCGCCTGGTCCGGTCGTCACCGAGGGCTCGACGTCACCGTCGTGGCATCCCGCTTTGCACCTGCGGTCAAGCTTGATCGCATCCGCGCACTGGACGCCAGATTGGAGCTGGTGGACGGTGACTTCGACATGGCTCGCGAGCGGGCGGTGGCCATCGCGCGACATGACGGCATCCGGCTGGTCGAGGACAGCCTGGACATCGAGACCTGCGAGGGCGCGGCGACCATCGGCCTCGAACTGGTGGATACCGTACCGTCGTTCGACGCCGTCCTGATTGCACTTGGCGGCGGGGCGCTGGCCACCGGTGTGGGTCATGCGGTGAAGACGATCGCGCCCGAGGTCGAGGTGATCTGCATCCAGCCACTGGGCGCGCCGGCGATGACACACTCGTTCCACCAACGGCGCGTCGTCACCACCGACTCGACCAACACCATCGCCGACGGCGTCGCCGGCCGGTGTCCCATCCCGACTGTCCTGGACGACCTCCTCCTAGTCGCTGACGACGCCGTCCTGGTCCAGGAGGCATCGATCATCACCGGCATGCGGATGCTCCTCGACCACGCTGGCCTCGTCGTCGAACCGTCAGCCGCGCTCGGCATCGCGGCGATCCTCGAAGACCGTGACCGCTTCGCCGGCCGACACGTGGTCACCATCGTGTGCGGCAGTAACGTCGACATGAACGCCTATCAGCGCTGGGTCGGTACGGCTGCCCACACCGGTGGCCACCACTGA
- a CDS encoding ankyrin repeat domain-containing protein, with protein sequence MARLLGDDLPALRTVLCAGADPNAADRDGTTPLYLASVQNRPLAVRILLDAGADPNVESGHGEEGTPLTGAAAWGHTDVVRELLAHGADPNLREDHGCGLSPLDWAIRGGHAETAARIVAAGAASNERGTASGG encoded by the coding sequence ATGGCCCGGTTGTTAGGTGACGATCTCCCAGCCCTGCGCACAGTCCTGTGTGCCGGGGCGGACCCGAATGCGGCAGACCGTGACGGCACAACACCCCTCTACCTGGCCTCGGTGCAGAACAGGCCCCTGGCCGTGCGGATCCTCCTGGACGCCGGCGCGGACCCGAACGTCGAGAGCGGGCACGGCGAGGAGGGCACGCCCCTGACAGGGGCTGCGGCATGGGGGCATACGGACGTCGTACGCGAGCTTCTCGCACACGGTGCGGACCCGAATCTCCGCGAAGATCACGGCTGCGGCCTGTCGCCGCTCGACTGGGCCATCCGCGGTGGTCACGCGGAAACTGCCGCTCGGATCGTCGCTGCTGGCGCAGCCTCCAACGAGAGAGGGACAGCTAGTGGTGGCTAG
- a CDS encoding glyoxalase, which yields MIHHVQLACPPDSEDTLRAFYGGVLGLAEIPKPPVLAARGGCWFRGHGIELHLGVEQDFRPARKAHPGLLVDDLESWATRLRTAGYDVEFDDDFPGMRRFYSSDCHGNRLEFLQPVA from the coding sequence GTGATCCACCACGTACAACTCGCATGCCCACCAGACAGCGAAGACACCCTGCGCGCCTTCTACGGTGGTGTGCTGGGGTTGGCGGAGATTCCGAAGCCTCCCGTGCTGGCAGCCCGTGGCGGATGCTGGTTTCGCGGTCACGGCATCGAACTGCACCTCGGCGTAGAGCAGGACTTCCGCCCGGCACGTAAGGCTCATCCCGGCCTGCTGGTCGACGACCTCGAATCCTGGGCCACCCGGCTACGGACGGCTGGGTACGACGTCGAGTTCGATGACGACTTTCCCGGCATGCGGCGCTTCTACAGCAGTGACTGTCATGGCAACCGGCTGGAGTTTCTCCAGCCGGTTGCTTGA
- a CDS encoding SDR family oxidoreductase: protein MILVTGATGNVGRHVVDRLVVAGHGVRAITRDPSGANLPDGVEVVAADLAEPETLRPHLDGVEAVFLIWPFVDPTAATQLAPRVADVLASAGSPRVVYVSAASAEADPNSFWAVVERAITASGLPWTMLRPTGIATNVLSWAAPIRTEGVVRWPYGAAARSMIHEDDIAAVAVEALTNDRHDKQTYVLSGPETVTQREQVRIVGEVIGRNLHWQDVPAEAIRPMLAVAMGSPVFADAALAAWAALVETPEQVTGDVPAVLGRPARTFAQWAADHAADFV, encoded by the coding sequence ATGATCTTGGTAACCGGCGCGACGGGCAACGTCGGGCGGCATGTGGTGGATCGGCTGGTTGTCGCGGGTCACGGCGTACGGGCCATCACCCGTGACCCCAGCGGCGCGAATCTGCCGGACGGTGTGGAGGTGGTGGCCGCTGACCTGGCCGAACCGGAGACCCTGCGCCCGCACCTGGACGGGGTCGAGGCCGTGTTCCTGATCTGGCCGTTCGTTGACCCCACTGCGGCGACGCAGCTCGCTCCGCGTGTCGCCGACGTGCTCGCCAGTGCCGGGTCGCCCCGGGTCGTGTACGTGTCGGCCGCCTCCGCCGAGGCTGACCCGAACTCGTTCTGGGCTGTGGTGGAGCGCGCCATCACCGCTTCCGGACTACCTTGGACGATGCTGCGCCCCACCGGAATTGCCACAAACGTGCTGAGTTGGGCCGCGCCGATCCGCACTGAGGGCGTGGTGCGCTGGCCGTACGGTGCGGCGGCCCGCTCGATGATCCACGAGGACGACATCGCGGCAGTGGCCGTCGAGGCGCTGACCAACGACCGGCACGACAAGCAGACCTACGTGCTCAGCGGCCCGGAAACGGTTACCCAACGTGAGCAAGTGCGCATCGTTGGCGAAGTGATCGGCCGGAACCTGCACTGGCAGGACGTGCCCGCCGAGGCGATTCGCCCGATGCTGGCCGTGGCGATGGGCAGCCCCGTGTTCGCGGATGCGGCGTTGGCCGCCTGGGCTGCCCTGGTGGAGACGCCGGAGCAGGTGACCGGCGACGTGCCGGCGGTATTGGGGCGCCCCGCGCGTACGTTCGCCCAATGGGCCGCCGACCACGCGGCCGACTTCGTCTAA
- the soxR gene encoding redox-sensitive transcriptional activator SoxR, with the protein MQPDRSFDWHEPGLTIGQVAHRSGIAASAIRFYEAQGLISSDRTAGNQRRYHSDVMCRLAMIEACQRVGLTLAEVGRALAALPPGHAPTRQDWDTLAERLRTEAQSRIDQLSQVLHELAPAP; encoded by the coding sequence ATGCAGCCCGACAGGTCTTTCGACTGGCATGAGCCCGGCCTGACCATCGGCCAGGTGGCGCATCGCAGCGGAATCGCCGCGTCAGCGATCCGGTTCTACGAGGCGCAGGGCCTGATCAGCAGCGACCGCACGGCCGGTAACCAGCGCCGTTACCACAGCGATGTCATGTGCCGTCTGGCGATGATCGAGGCATGCCAGCGGGTCGGCCTCACCTTGGCCGAGGTGGGCCGGGCACTCGCCGCGCTGCCGCCCGGACATGCGCCGACCCGGCAGGACTGGGACACGCTCGCCGAGCGGTTGCGCACCGAGGCCCAATCTCGCATCGATCAGCTCAGCCAGGTGCTGCACGAACTCGCTCCCGCCCCCTGA
- a CDS encoding alpha/beta fold hydrolase, whose product MASIYRSAHGQRRVQGWCFDQLDRWSVPHRRFSVPTSRGDTHVVSVDGDAPSVVVLAGTNFNAATCLPLAQALAQRWSVWVLDVPGQPGLSAAERPDRGGLAWYGRWLGEFLDQTATGPVVLVGHSLGGGIALACDSPRVAGRVLVAPAGVVGLRVTARVLSATLPWLARPTDRRSARLLRVMHGPGHQPSPVLAEWMTLVARECRSSLAPSPLPAATLRSAVGTPMAVATGEHDVFLPPSRLRQAVSRSLAVDLEVLAGAGHLAPDEYPKQVVSLVERVIRQDNDRG is encoded by the coding sequence GTGGCTTCGATCTACCGCAGTGCCCACGGGCAGCGCCGGGTTCAAGGTTGGTGCTTCGATCAGCTTGACCGCTGGTCGGTACCGCACCGGCGGTTCTCGGTACCGACCAGCCGGGGCGATACGCATGTGGTGTCCGTTGACGGGGATGCGCCGTCCGTGGTGGTGCTGGCGGGCACGAACTTCAACGCGGCGACGTGCCTGCCGCTGGCGCAGGCGTTGGCGCAGCGATGGTCGGTCTGGGTCCTCGACGTACCCGGCCAACCTGGCCTCAGCGCGGCCGAGCGCCCGGACCGGGGAGGGCTCGCGTGGTACGGCCGATGGCTTGGCGAGTTTCTCGACCAGACGGCGACCGGACCGGTGGTGCTCGTTGGTCATTCCCTCGGCGGCGGCATCGCCCTGGCCTGTGATTCGCCGCGGGTGGCGGGCCGGGTCCTCGTCGCGCCGGCTGGTGTCGTCGGGTTGCGCGTCACGGCCAGGGTGTTGTCTGCGACGCTGCCATGGCTGGCCCGGCCGACCGACCGTCGCAGTGCCCGTCTGCTGCGGGTGATGCACGGACCGGGGCACCAGCCGTCGCCCGTCCTGGCGGAGTGGATGACCCTGGTGGCCCGCGAGTGCCGGTCCAGCCTCGCGCCCTCCCCACTGCCGGCCGCCACACTACGGTCGGCGGTGGGGACCCCGATGGCGGTCGCGACGGGTGAGCACGATGTCTTCCTCCCACCGTCACGGCTACGGCAGGCGGTGTCCCGGTCCCTTGCCGTCGACCTGGAGGTGCTGGCAGGCGCGGGGCACCTGGCACCGGACGAGTACCCCAAGCAGGTGGTGAGCCTGGTCGAGAGGGTCATCCGGCAGGACAACGACAGAGGTTGA
- a CDS encoding class I SAM-dependent methyltransferase has product MNLDQVRQAYTSVSELYIELFGTSQQVHADDLAFIGRHLAGRPGTVLDLGCGPGHITDYLRSLGVDATGIDMVPEFIAHAQAAHPSGSYQLGSMEDLAVADHSIAGILAWGSLIHLPPPDLDGVLAEFRRAMAPAGTLVVAIFVGDEAEAFDHKVVTAYRWPVDEFSERLARAGFTEVERLQRPGDGTHRPHAAIAAVAAER; this is encoded by the coding sequence GTGAACCTGGATCAGGTCCGGCAGGCGTACACGTCCGTCTCGGAGCTCTACATCGAGCTGTTCGGCACAAGTCAGCAGGTACACGCTGACGACCTCGCCTTCATCGGGCGACATCTGGCGGGCCGACCTGGCACGGTGCTCGACCTGGGGTGTGGGCCTGGCCATATCACCGACTACCTCCGCTCACTGGGCGTCGACGCAACGGGAATCGACATGGTCCCCGAGTTCATCGCCCATGCGCAGGCGGCCCACCCGAGCGGTAGCTACCAACTCGGATCAATGGAAGATCTCGCCGTTGCCGACCACTCCATCGCCGGCATCCTGGCCTGGGGCTCGTTGATCCATCTGCCGCCGCCGGATCTGGACGGCGTGCTCGCCGAGTTCCGGCGAGCCATGGCACCGGCCGGAACGTTGGTGGTTGCCATCTTCGTAGGCGACGAAGCCGAGGCCTTCGACCACAAGGTCGTCACCGCCTATCGCTGGCCCGTCGACGAGTTCTCCGAGCGACTGGCGCGAGCCGGCTTCACGGAAGTCGAGCGCCTACAGCGGCCCGGTGACGGCACTCATCGGCCACACGCCGCCATCGCGGCAGTCGCAGCCGAGCGGTGA
- a CDS encoding thioesterase domain-containing protein → MKIRGNRIELGEIESVLARHPDIAQAVVVVRADSNGESRLVGYLTAAPGRSAPDPNALRGYLAAHLPPPMVPAVLLMLPVLPSTPNGKVDRAALPAAALTTTVTGRAPRTRHEVVLCGLFAEALELPLVGVDDSFFELGGHSLQAARLASRIRTVFGVELDLRTVFEQPTVAGLATHLADAPIAPAGVGRRESGATGGGGVDSPGALAKVLPLRASGAGVPLFCLPPVTGLSWCYSVLLRHIDADHPVYGLQSPGLARPEPPAATVEEMAAGYADEIRAVYPDGPYHLLGWSLGGVIAYATATELARRGAEVGLLALLDAYPSDPELHSEEHRRVLLDVVLSDFGYDPSLLDGESLDDERVVQIIRRAGGALTDWSAERIAALLKVTGKNLAAGRRYRPEAFDGDLLFFAATVSQPINLQTVDTWRPFVRGDIENHEIACRHEHMMRPEVAAQVGPALASRRRDRLPVDRRGHPALLARVASPRR, encoded by the coding sequence GTGAAGATCCGGGGCAACCGCATCGAGTTGGGTGAGATCGAGTCGGTGCTGGCTCGGCACCCGGACATCGCCCAGGCCGTCGTGGTCGTCCGCGCGGATTCCAACGGCGAGTCGCGGCTCGTCGGCTATCTCACGGCCGCACCCGGCCGGTCCGCACCCGACCCGAACGCACTGCGCGGTTACCTGGCCGCCCACCTGCCCCCACCCATGGTGCCGGCGGTGCTGCTGATGCTGCCCGTACTGCCGTCAACCCCGAACGGCAAGGTCGACCGGGCTGCCCTGCCGGCTGCCGCGCTGACCACCACGGTCACCGGTCGGGCACCCCGTACCCGCCACGAGGTAGTGCTCTGCGGGCTCTTCGCCGAGGCACTGGAACTGCCCCTGGTAGGCGTGGACGACAGCTTCTTCGAGCTGGGCGGCCACTCGCTGCAGGCGGCGCGCCTGGCCAGCCGGATCCGTACCGTGTTCGGGGTCGAGCTGGATTTGCGGACCGTCTTCGAACAGCCCACCGTCGCCGGTCTCGCCACCCATCTGGCCGACGCCCCTATCGCCCCGGCCGGGGTGGGGAGGCGGGAGTCCGGTGCCACCGGCGGCGGGGGAGTGGACAGCCCGGGGGCGCTGGCCAAGGTGCTGCCACTGCGCGCCAGCGGTGCTGGCGTCCCACTCTTCTGCCTACCGCCGGTCACCGGCCTGAGCTGGTGCTACTCCGTGCTGCTGCGGCACATCGACGCCGACCATCCGGTCTACGGACTACAGTCGCCCGGCCTGGCGCGACCGGAGCCGCCAGCGGCCACTGTCGAGGAGATGGCCGCCGGATATGCCGACGAGATTCGTGCCGTGTACCCGGACGGGCCGTACCACCTGCTCGGCTGGTCGTTGGGGGGCGTCATCGCCTACGCCACCGCCACCGAACTGGCCCGCCGGGGCGCGGAGGTCGGGCTGCTCGCCCTGCTCGACGCGTACCCGAGCGATCCCGAACTGCACAGCGAGGAGCATCGTCGGGTGCTGCTCGACGTGGTGCTCTCCGACTTCGGATACGACCCGAGCCTGCTCGACGGCGAGTCGCTCGACGACGAGCGGGTGGTGCAGATCATCCGTCGAGCGGGCGGGGCACTGACCGACTGGAGTGCGGAGCGCATCGCCGCCCTACTGAAGGTCACTGGCAAGAACCTCGCCGCTGGGCGGCGGTACCGACCCGAGGCGTTCGACGGGGACCTGCTCTTCTTCGCGGCCACGGTGAGCCAACCGATCAATCTGCAGACCGTGGACACCTGGCGGCCGTTCGTCCGGGGAGACATCGAGAACCACGAGATCGCCTGCCGGCACGAGCACATGATGCGGCCGGAGGTCGCTGCCCAGGTCGGACCAGCTCTGGCGAGCCGCCGCCGGGATCGGCTGCCGGTCGACCGGCGAGGGCACCCGGCCCTTCTTGCTCGGGTGGCGTCGCCCCGTCGATGA
- a CDS encoding polyprenyl synthetase family protein yields MTVVAGTDPRDFMKDLPQSRSGRLLHNELGRRWPADPDHLATIVRYALLPAGKLLRPIMTLESAEAVGGHPDSVLPAALSMEYIHVATLVHDDIIDADELRRGRPAVPVAFGTPAAIVAGDQLIFTAFASLTECHAAGVPADRVVAATDALATAGADLCRGQLLESQLVDDPDSGVAAYLEVARLKTGALFRAVCQVGALLGGADATRAGQLANYGEQLGIAFQIRDDLLAYEASTATIGKPTTSDLANGRPTLPVLLAYETSPPATRAELTSALHRHSTDPATHRRVHDILRATRALERAREQAGDHARQARDQLHTLPDSASRDVLTAIARWATAQSR; encoded by the coding sequence ATGACCGTGGTTGCCGGAACGGATCCCCGGGACTTCATGAAAGACCTGCCGCAAAGCCGTTCCGGTCGACTCCTGCACAACGAACTGGGCCGGCGCTGGCCAGCCGATCCGGACCATCTGGCGACAATTGTTCGCTATGCACTGCTGCCCGCCGGAAAGCTGCTCCGGCCGATAATGACACTGGAATCCGCCGAGGCCGTCGGTGGTCACCCCGATTCCGTCCTACCGGCGGCGCTCAGCATGGAGTACATACACGTCGCGACGCTGGTGCACGACGACATCATCGACGCCGACGAACTGCGCCGAGGCCGCCCCGCCGTACCGGTCGCCTTCGGCACACCGGCCGCCATTGTCGCCGGCGACCAGCTCATCTTCACCGCCTTCGCCTCGCTCACCGAATGCCACGCGGCCGGAGTGCCGGCCGACCGGGTGGTCGCCGCCACCGATGCGCTGGCCACCGCCGGAGCCGACCTGTGCCGGGGCCAGCTCCTCGAATCCCAACTCGTCGACGACCCCGATTCGGGGGTGGCTGCCTACCTGGAAGTGGCCCGGCTCAAGACCGGCGCGTTGTTCCGGGCGGTCTGCCAGGTCGGGGCGCTCCTCGGTGGTGCCGACGCGACCCGGGCCGGGCAGCTGGCCAACTACGGCGAGCAACTCGGGATCGCCTTCCAGATCCGCGACGACCTGCTGGCCTACGAGGCCTCGACCGCCACGATCGGCAAGCCGACCACCAGCGACCTGGCCAACGGTCGACCCACCCTGCCGGTGCTGCTGGCCTACGAGACGAGCCCACCGGCCACCCGGGCCGAGCTGACCTCCGCGCTGCACCGCCACTCGACCGATCCCGCCACGCACCGGCGAGTTCACGACATCCTGCGCGCCACCCGCGCCCTCGAACGCGCCCGGGAACAGGCCGGTGACCACGCCCGGCAGGCGCGTGACCAGCTGCATACGCTGCCGGACTCGGCCAGCCGCGACGTGCTCACCGCGATCGCGCGGTGGGCCACCGCGCAGAGCCGCTGA
- a CDS encoding UbiA family prenyltransferase, giving the protein MASHRAGALRAHVRTWRPYTLWYIGLVGLAGAGLAGGHPAWWRLVAAWATPTLGWIGGHYLSDYFDRDLDAASKPHRPIPSGALRPAAALGCGIGCLVGVGTLAVAGGWPTLTVAALATVAIVAYGRALKARGLAGNAARGALGALTLLYGAALVDSPAQWTLLSFVLAFWAHDTSSNLVGTLRDVPGDRAGGYTTMPVRHGDRIAIATALALYGLALASATVGGWVGGHRTVPLVYLVSLTPAALLGAAAFRSLLAHRTRLSANVALRGHELLVLERVCLAAAVVGLGLGLTTAGVLAVPALVVTGWTQARLRSGHEFGPSLSHLG; this is encoded by the coding sequence ATGGCCAGCCACCGTGCGGGCGCCCTGCGCGCGCACGTACGGACCTGGCGGCCCTACACACTGTGGTACATCGGACTGGTCGGCCTGGCCGGAGCCGGTCTCGCCGGCGGTCACCCCGCCTGGTGGCGGCTCGTCGCCGCCTGGGCCACGCCCACCCTCGGCTGGATCGGCGGCCACTACCTCAGTGACTACTTCGACCGGGACCTGGACGCCGCCAGCAAACCGCACCGACCGATCCCCTCCGGAGCGCTCCGCCCGGCCGCCGCCCTGGGCTGCGGAATCGGCTGCCTGGTCGGGGTCGGCACGCTGGCCGTCGCCGGTGGCTGGCCCACCCTCACCGTCGCCGCCCTCGCCACTGTCGCGATCGTCGCCTACGGTCGGGCGCTGAAGGCCCGTGGGCTGGCCGGCAACGCCGCCCGGGGCGCGCTGGGCGCACTCACCCTGCTGTACGGGGCAGCCCTGGTCGATTCCCCCGCACAGTGGACGCTACTTTCCTTCGTGCTGGCGTTCTGGGCGCACGACACCTCGTCCAACCTGGTCGGCACCCTGCGCGACGTGCCCGGTGACCGGGCCGGCGGCTACACGACGATGCCGGTACGGCACGGCGACCGGATCGCCATCGCCACCGCGCTCGCACTGTACGGGCTGGCGCTCGCCTCGGCCACGGTGGGCGGCTGGGTCGGTGGCCACCGGACGGTGCCGCTGGTGTACCTCGTCTCGCTGACACCGGCGGCGCTCCTCGGCGCGGCGGCCTTCCGATCCCTGCTGGCACACCGGACCCGGCTCTCCGCCAACGTCGCCCTACGTGGGCACGAACTCCTCGTCCTGGAACGGGTCTGCCTGGCCGCCGCGGTGGTCGGGCTGGGCCTCGGGTTGACCACCGCCGGAGTGCTGGCGGTTCCGGCGCTCGTCGTCACCGGGTGGACGCAGGCGCGCCTGCGGTCCGGTCACGAGTTCGGTCCGTCCCTGTCCCACCTCGGCTGA